A genomic segment from Pseudorca crassidens isolate mPseCra1 chromosome 4, mPseCra1.hap1, whole genome shotgun sequence encodes:
- the LOC137223615 gene encoding recombining binding protein suppressor of hairless isoform X3: protein MAWIKRKFGERPPPKRLTREAMRNYLKERGDQTVLILHAKVAQKSYGNEKRFFCPPPCVYLMGSGWKKKKEQMERDGCSEQESQPCAFIGIGNSDQEMQQLNLEGKNYCTAKTLYISDSDKRKHFMLSVKMFYGNSDDIGVFLSKRIKVISKPSKKKQSLKNADLCIASGTKVALFNRLRSQTVSTRYLHVEGGNFHASSQQWGAFYIHLLDDDESEGEEFTVRDGYIHYGQTVKLVCSVTGMALPRLIIRKVDKQTALLDADDPVSQLHKCAFYLKDTERMYLCLSQERIIQFQATPCPKEPNKEMINDGASWTIISTDKAEYTFYEGMGPVLAPVTPVPVVESLQLNGGGDVAMLELTGQNFTPNLRVWFGDVEAETMYRCGESMLCVVPDISAFREGWRWVRQPVQVPVTLVRNDGIIYSTSLTFTYTPEPGPRPHCSAAGAILRANSSQVPPNESNTNSEGSYTNVSTNSTNVTSSTATVVS from the exons aAAATTTGGTGAGCGGCCTCCACCTAAACGACTTACTAG ggaaGCTATGCGAAATTATTTAAAAGAGCGAGGGGATCAAACAGTACTTATTCTTCATGCAAAAGTTGCACAGAAGtcatatggaaatgaaaaaag GTTCTTTTGCCCTCCTCCTTGTGTATATCTTATGGGCAgtggatggaagaaaaaaaaagaacaaatggaacGCGATGGTTGTTCTGAACAAGAGTCTCAACCGTGTGCATTTATTGGAATAGGAAATAGTGACCAAGAAATGCAGCAGCTGAACTTGGAAGGAAAG AACTATTGCACGGCCAAAACATTGTATATATCTGATTCAGACAAGAGAAAGCACTTCATGCTCTCTGTAAAGATGTTCTATGGCAATAGTGATGACATTGGTGTGTTCCTCAGCAAGCGGATAAAAGTCATCTCCAAACCTTCCAAAAAGAAGCAGTCATTGAAAAATGCTGACT TATGCATTGCCTCAGGAACAAAGGTGGCTCTGTTTAATCGACTTCGATCCCAGACAGTTAGTACCAGATACTTGCATGTAGAAGGAGGTAATTTCCATGCCAGTTCTCAGCAGTGGGGAGCATTTTACATTCATCTCT TGGATGACGATGAATCAGAAGGAGAAGAATTCACAGTCCGCGATGGATACATCCATTATGGACAAACAGTCAAACTTGTGTGTTCAGTTACTGGCATGGCACTCCCAAGATTG ATAATTAGGAAAGTTGATAAGCAGACCGCATTACTGGATGCAGATGATCCTGTGTCACAGCTCCATAAATGTGCATTTTACCTTAAGGATACAGAAAGAATGTACTTGTGCCTTTCTCAAGAAAGAATAATTCAGTTTCAg GCCACTCCATGCCCAAAAGAACCAAATAAAGAGATGATAAATGATGGCGCTTCCTGGACAATCATTAGTACAGATAAGGCAGAGTATACATTTTACGAGGGGATGGGCCCTGTCCTTGCCCCAGTCACACCGGTGCCTGTTGTAGAAAGTCTTCAG TTGAATGGCGGTGGGGACGTAGCAATGCTTGAACTTACAGGACAGAATTTCACTCCAAATTTACGAGTGTGGTTTGGGGATGTAGAAGCTGAAACTATGTACAG ATGTGGAGAGAGTATGCTCTGTGTTGTCCCAGACATTTCTGCATTCCGAGAAGGTTGGAGATGGGTCCGGCAGCCAGTCCAGGTTCCAGTAACTTTGGTCCGTAATGATGGAATCATTTATTCCACCAGCCTTACCTTTACCTACACCCCAGAACCGGGGCCACGGCCACATTGCAGCGCGGCAGGAGCAATCCTTCGAGCCAACTCTAGCCAAGTGCCCCCTAATGAGTCAAACACAAACAGCGAGGGGAGTTACACAAATGTCAGCACAAATTCAACCAATGTCACGTCATCTACAGCAACAGTTGTGTCCTAA
- the LOC137223615 gene encoding recombining binding protein suppressor of hairless isoform X1, which produces MYQMEGSPAEEPPAHAPSLGKFGERPPPKRLTREAMRNYLKERGDQTVLILHAKVAQKSYGNEKRFFCPPPCVYLMGSGWKKKKEQMERDGCSEQESQPCAFIGIGNSDQEMQQLNLEGKNYCTAKTLYISDSDKRKHFMLSVKMFYGNSDDIGVFLSKRIKVISKPSKKKQSLKNADLCIASGTKVALFNRLRSQTVSTRYLHVEGGNFHASSQQWGAFYIHLLDDDESEGEEFTVRDGYIHYGQTVKLVCSVTGMALPRLIIRKVDKQTALLDADDPVSQLHKCAFYLKDTERMYLCLSQERIIQFQATPCPKEPNKEMINDGASWTIISTDKAEYTFYEGMGPVLAPVTPVPVVESLQLNGGGDVAMLELTGQNFTPNLRVWFGDVEAETMYRCGESMLCVVPDISAFREGWRWVRQPVQVPVTLVRNDGIIYSTSLTFTYTPEPGPRPHCSAAGAILRANSSQVPPNESNTNSEGSYTNVSTNSTNVTSSTATVVS; this is translated from the exons aAAATTTGGTGAGCGGCCTCCACCTAAACGACTTACTAG ggaaGCTATGCGAAATTATTTAAAAGAGCGAGGGGATCAAACAGTACTTATTCTTCATGCAAAAGTTGCACAGAAGtcatatggaaatgaaaaaag GTTCTTTTGCCCTCCTCCTTGTGTATATCTTATGGGCAgtggatggaagaaaaaaaaagaacaaatggaacGCGATGGTTGTTCTGAACAAGAGTCTCAACCGTGTGCATTTATTGGAATAGGAAATAGTGACCAAGAAATGCAGCAGCTGAACTTGGAAGGAAAG AACTATTGCACGGCCAAAACATTGTATATATCTGATTCAGACAAGAGAAAGCACTTCATGCTCTCTGTAAAGATGTTCTATGGCAATAGTGATGACATTGGTGTGTTCCTCAGCAAGCGGATAAAAGTCATCTCCAAACCTTCCAAAAAGAAGCAGTCATTGAAAAATGCTGACT TATGCATTGCCTCAGGAACAAAGGTGGCTCTGTTTAATCGACTTCGATCCCAGACAGTTAGTACCAGATACTTGCATGTAGAAGGAGGTAATTTCCATGCCAGTTCTCAGCAGTGGGGAGCATTTTACATTCATCTCT TGGATGACGATGAATCAGAAGGAGAAGAATTCACAGTCCGCGATGGATACATCCATTATGGACAAACAGTCAAACTTGTGTGTTCAGTTACTGGCATGGCACTCCCAAGATTG ATAATTAGGAAAGTTGATAAGCAGACCGCATTACTGGATGCAGATGATCCTGTGTCACAGCTCCATAAATGTGCATTTTACCTTAAGGATACAGAAAGAATGTACTTGTGCCTTTCTCAAGAAAGAATAATTCAGTTTCAg GCCACTCCATGCCCAAAAGAACCAAATAAAGAGATGATAAATGATGGCGCTTCCTGGACAATCATTAGTACAGATAAGGCAGAGTATACATTTTACGAGGGGATGGGCCCTGTCCTTGCCCCAGTCACACCGGTGCCTGTTGTAGAAAGTCTTCAG TTGAATGGCGGTGGGGACGTAGCAATGCTTGAACTTACAGGACAGAATTTCACTCCAAATTTACGAGTGTGGTTTGGGGATGTAGAAGCTGAAACTATGTACAG ATGTGGAGAGAGTATGCTCTGTGTTGTCCCAGACATTTCTGCATTCCGAGAAGGTTGGAGATGGGTCCGGCAGCCAGTCCAGGTTCCAGTAACTTTGGTCCGTAATGATGGAATCATTTATTCCACCAGCCTTACCTTTACCTACACCCCAGAACCGGGGCCACGGCCACATTGCAGCGCGGCAGGAGCAATCCTTCGAGCCAACTCTAGCCAAGTGCCCCCTAATGAGTCAAACACAAACAGCGAGGGGAGTTACACAAATGTCAGCACAAATTCAACCAATGTCACGTCATCTACAGCAACAGTTGTGTCCTAA
- the LOC137223615 gene encoding recombining binding protein suppressor of hairless isoform X2, with protein MAPVVTGKFGERPPPKRLTREAMRNYLKERGDQTVLILHAKVAQKSYGNEKRFFCPPPCVYLMGSGWKKKKEQMERDGCSEQESQPCAFIGIGNSDQEMQQLNLEGKNYCTAKTLYISDSDKRKHFMLSVKMFYGNSDDIGVFLSKRIKVISKPSKKKQSLKNADLCIASGTKVALFNRLRSQTVSTRYLHVEGGNFHASSQQWGAFYIHLLDDDESEGEEFTVRDGYIHYGQTVKLVCSVTGMALPRLIIRKVDKQTALLDADDPVSQLHKCAFYLKDTERMYLCLSQERIIQFQATPCPKEPNKEMINDGASWTIISTDKAEYTFYEGMGPVLAPVTPVPVVESLQLNGGGDVAMLELTGQNFTPNLRVWFGDVEAETMYRCGESMLCVVPDISAFREGWRWVRQPVQVPVTLVRNDGIIYSTSLTFTYTPEPGPRPHCSAAGAILRANSSQVPPNESNTNSEGSYTNVSTNSTNVTSSTATVVS; from the exons aAAATTTGGTGAGCGGCCTCCACCTAAACGACTTACTAG ggaaGCTATGCGAAATTATTTAAAAGAGCGAGGGGATCAAACAGTACTTATTCTTCATGCAAAAGTTGCACAGAAGtcatatggaaatgaaaaaag GTTCTTTTGCCCTCCTCCTTGTGTATATCTTATGGGCAgtggatggaagaaaaaaaaagaacaaatggaacGCGATGGTTGTTCTGAACAAGAGTCTCAACCGTGTGCATTTATTGGAATAGGAAATAGTGACCAAGAAATGCAGCAGCTGAACTTGGAAGGAAAG AACTATTGCACGGCCAAAACATTGTATATATCTGATTCAGACAAGAGAAAGCACTTCATGCTCTCTGTAAAGATGTTCTATGGCAATAGTGATGACATTGGTGTGTTCCTCAGCAAGCGGATAAAAGTCATCTCCAAACCTTCCAAAAAGAAGCAGTCATTGAAAAATGCTGACT TATGCATTGCCTCAGGAACAAAGGTGGCTCTGTTTAATCGACTTCGATCCCAGACAGTTAGTACCAGATACTTGCATGTAGAAGGAGGTAATTTCCATGCCAGTTCTCAGCAGTGGGGAGCATTTTACATTCATCTCT TGGATGACGATGAATCAGAAGGAGAAGAATTCACAGTCCGCGATGGATACATCCATTATGGACAAACAGTCAAACTTGTGTGTTCAGTTACTGGCATGGCACTCCCAAGATTG ATAATTAGGAAAGTTGATAAGCAGACCGCATTACTGGATGCAGATGATCCTGTGTCACAGCTCCATAAATGTGCATTTTACCTTAAGGATACAGAAAGAATGTACTTGTGCCTTTCTCAAGAAAGAATAATTCAGTTTCAg GCCACTCCATGCCCAAAAGAACCAAATAAAGAGATGATAAATGATGGCGCTTCCTGGACAATCATTAGTACAGATAAGGCAGAGTATACATTTTACGAGGGGATGGGCCCTGTCCTTGCCCCAGTCACACCGGTGCCTGTTGTAGAAAGTCTTCAG TTGAATGGCGGTGGGGACGTAGCAATGCTTGAACTTACAGGACAGAATTTCACTCCAAATTTACGAGTGTGGTTTGGGGATGTAGAAGCTGAAACTATGTACAG ATGTGGAGAGAGTATGCTCTGTGTTGTCCCAGACATTTCTGCATTCCGAGAAGGTTGGAGATGGGTCCGGCAGCCAGTCCAGGTTCCAGTAACTTTGGTCCGTAATGATGGAATCATTTATTCCACCAGCCTTACCTTTACCTACACCCCAGAACCGGGGCCACGGCCACATTGCAGCGCGGCAGGAGCAATCCTTCGAGCCAACTCTAGCCAAGTGCCCCCTAATGAGTCAAACACAAACAGCGAGGGGAGTTACACAAATGTCAGCACAAATTCAACCAATGTCACGTCATCTACAGCAACAGTTGTGTCCTAA
- the LOC137223615 gene encoding recombining binding protein suppressor of hairless isoform X4, giving the protein MAPVVTGEAMRNYLKERGDQTVLILHAKVAQKSYGNEKRFFCPPPCVYLMGSGWKKKKEQMERDGCSEQESQPCAFIGIGNSDQEMQQLNLEGKNYCTAKTLYISDSDKRKHFMLSVKMFYGNSDDIGVFLSKRIKVISKPSKKKQSLKNADLCIASGTKVALFNRLRSQTVSTRYLHVEGGNFHASSQQWGAFYIHLLDDDESEGEEFTVRDGYIHYGQTVKLVCSVTGMALPRLIIRKVDKQTALLDADDPVSQLHKCAFYLKDTERMYLCLSQERIIQFQATPCPKEPNKEMINDGASWTIISTDKAEYTFYEGMGPVLAPVTPVPVVESLQLNGGGDVAMLELTGQNFTPNLRVWFGDVEAETMYRCGESMLCVVPDISAFREGWRWVRQPVQVPVTLVRNDGIIYSTSLTFTYTPEPGPRPHCSAAGAILRANSSQVPPNESNTNSEGSYTNVSTNSTNVTSSTATVVS; this is encoded by the exons ggaaGCTATGCGAAATTATTTAAAAGAGCGAGGGGATCAAACAGTACTTATTCTTCATGCAAAAGTTGCACAGAAGtcatatggaaatgaaaaaag GTTCTTTTGCCCTCCTCCTTGTGTATATCTTATGGGCAgtggatggaagaaaaaaaaagaacaaatggaacGCGATGGTTGTTCTGAACAAGAGTCTCAACCGTGTGCATTTATTGGAATAGGAAATAGTGACCAAGAAATGCAGCAGCTGAACTTGGAAGGAAAG AACTATTGCACGGCCAAAACATTGTATATATCTGATTCAGACAAGAGAAAGCACTTCATGCTCTCTGTAAAGATGTTCTATGGCAATAGTGATGACATTGGTGTGTTCCTCAGCAAGCGGATAAAAGTCATCTCCAAACCTTCCAAAAAGAAGCAGTCATTGAAAAATGCTGACT TATGCATTGCCTCAGGAACAAAGGTGGCTCTGTTTAATCGACTTCGATCCCAGACAGTTAGTACCAGATACTTGCATGTAGAAGGAGGTAATTTCCATGCCAGTTCTCAGCAGTGGGGAGCATTTTACATTCATCTCT TGGATGACGATGAATCAGAAGGAGAAGAATTCACAGTCCGCGATGGATACATCCATTATGGACAAACAGTCAAACTTGTGTGTTCAGTTACTGGCATGGCACTCCCAAGATTG ATAATTAGGAAAGTTGATAAGCAGACCGCATTACTGGATGCAGATGATCCTGTGTCACAGCTCCATAAATGTGCATTTTACCTTAAGGATACAGAAAGAATGTACTTGTGCCTTTCTCAAGAAAGAATAATTCAGTTTCAg GCCACTCCATGCCCAAAAGAACCAAATAAAGAGATGATAAATGATGGCGCTTCCTGGACAATCATTAGTACAGATAAGGCAGAGTATACATTTTACGAGGGGATGGGCCCTGTCCTTGCCCCAGTCACACCGGTGCCTGTTGTAGAAAGTCTTCAG TTGAATGGCGGTGGGGACGTAGCAATGCTTGAACTTACAGGACAGAATTTCACTCCAAATTTACGAGTGTGGTTTGGGGATGTAGAAGCTGAAACTATGTACAG ATGTGGAGAGAGTATGCTCTGTGTTGTCCCAGACATTTCTGCATTCCGAGAAGGTTGGAGATGGGTCCGGCAGCCAGTCCAGGTTCCAGTAACTTTGGTCCGTAATGATGGAATCATTTATTCCACCAGCCTTACCTTTACCTACACCCCAGAACCGGGGCCACGGCCACATTGCAGCGCGGCAGGAGCAATCCTTCGAGCCAACTCTAGCCAAGTGCCCCCTAATGAGTCAAACACAAACAGCGAGGGGAGTTACACAAATGTCAGCACAAATTCAACCAATGTCACGTCATCTACAGCAACAGTTGTGTCCTAA